Part of the Ziziphus jujuba cultivar Dongzao chromosome 8, ASM3175591v1 genome is shown below.
GAATCCTATTTATTGTCTAAACCGTAGAATCAGCAGactaaaatttgtgaaaatatacttgtcaataaaaataaaaaaatctgtaGCTCTATACAATGCAATGTCCCCTTGTCTTGCCCAAGGCTTGAGGGCGGCCATTTGGTATCATGTCTCTGTACCAATTTTCATTATGTAGGGGTTTGTCATCATTTAGTTTTGCTTTTCCCATTATAGTTGATGTATAGCTATCAATATTTATGAAGATAAAAGGATATGTGGAATAGATAATGAAATGAAACCTGACTAGAACTCAACTGACTAGTTAACATTCTTTTCCTTGTTTTCTTATCATGGTTTTCTCTTTGCCTATTTCCCTTCTGTGTTATTACCTCACCACCTAGACTGTTGTGTTTGTCCTAGGCGGTCCTAAAGCAGCATGTATGGGTTGTGCTGGATTTGCGGCATTCTCAGTCGCTATAGAGAAGTTCTTGGATAGACACAATTGAATGAACTGCTGCTACCTCCGCTCCAATTTTGTAGACACTAGTCATCACAGAACAAAGAGAAGTATTAACAGCATTGCCTGCAATATTCAAACACAGTTCTTTACAGTCAacctttgataaaattatttaacccTCATTTATTGATAGGGAACTGGAAATATAGAAACTGAATGGTTTTTTGTACCATCCATATTTGGCGGATGCATTATTTACGCCGACAGTGAATAACATAGGACTAGGATGCCTACAGCATCAAAGAAATCAATGAAAATGGCTTTctcatttctatttatttattttgaacaaAGCTTTCTTATTTTTACTTTGCTTTGGCAATTCTGTGTTTCTTGTATTTgtaatgaataagtaaatgAAAATCCGCTCCTTGAATTTTAGAGTGGTAATGATTTAGCAATGTcacaaaatcaaagaaataacCGAGACTAAAATTTGAGAGAGCTAATGGGTGTCAAATGCTCATAACCATGCTTGAAAACACAGCTTCTAAACGATTACAATGGAGGATAAAAGCTAGCCAAAACGACAATACTGAACTTAAATGAAACAGAGTATATCAAGATAAAGCATCAAGCACAAACTAATGAAACCAAGGCTTCGCACGATGACGTTTTCATCAAATCTTCCCAACGGTCAGAGTCGATTCATACACAGAAAACAATGTTTCAAGCCTTCCAAGCCTTTGTCTTCATCAGGTAAGCTCAGGGGTGCAGATTGTGCCGCTAAGCTGTTCCCATAGGATGTAATCGTATTAGCTgctgaaaattaaattttaacagGTAAGTGATTAGTTTTAGACATATTTACATGTGAGATTATGATTTCTAACAATAAGGCACACTGTGCCAAAGAATCGGATGATTGTGaactttgattttaatttcagacaaattttgtttttgtaaaagCACTTGTTAATGGCATacaaatcaaagaaaaaggaaaagcgaTTCGATTCAATTGACATTAGGGTAAAGTTTGTAAGGAAAAAGAGCAAAAAGCATTAACTGAATTCCATTTGGAACATAAATATCATTTACCAAACTACGGCTTCCTGCtcatcacaataaaataatattgttgaaGGCAAAAATTATAGTTAAAAAGGAAATGGTGAATCCTTCATTACTTCAGGGTGaactatttatcttatttttatcaGTATTCTGCAGGTTCTGACCATTTGGTGATCCAGAAATTAAATGCAAGAGCGTAGATTGGAGAAGAAAGAAGCAAAGAAAGGGAGTTTGTTTTGACAAAGTGAGGACATGTTTTTGAACTACTTTTACTTGCTGAATTTTGCAAACAATGCAATTGaatttacttttacttttaCGTTGTTTTGAATTACCTTAGTTTGCTGGGTTTTTTTATTGTAGCGCTTTAACTTTTTGTTCCTAACTTCCAATAGTGCTTATGTATCATTCCAATAATGTTCATGCCACTTCAAATTAGTGCCTTAAATTTGTTGGTGCActtgttataataataaaaaataataataataaataataaaaaaaagcatgGCTTTTATCTCATTTCTAAGTTCTAGATTTTATTGTTATCTGTGTGAATTATCTTTCTCTGTGAGGTATGATTGAGTAGATTCTTTTTTTATCCTGAAATGCTAATTTGTTTCAAAAGTTTTGAGCTTCTAGATATGTTTATTtctggtaattaattaattaattaactaaaggTTTGCCCAAATAATTGTATTTCTGGATAATTTTCCCAGGTACAAGGAATAATTGTCCCAGATGGCAATTTCATTGGTTGGGGTTCAAAATCCGAGAATGCTGGTGTTGATAACAAGGGTGAATCCGCCAAAGAGAGaaacaattgaaaactaaatagcTATAATGCAtgtgttattttctttttcgaaATTTAATCATAATTGTAGAAAAATATCGATTTTTGTCAACGAAGTAGCAGTTCAATAGGTGGGAGTTAAAAGAAATTATGTACTTAAAAAAGAGGTAGCCTAGAACTGCTTCAAAGACTTGAGTGTGTGCTCTATGATCGATACCaccaaacaataaaataatggtACACTATGAACATTGTTCATAATTTATGTAAAACTATGTTATAAAGAACAACCATACAATGAAGCTAAAAGAAACCCTTGCCTGTAACTTTTTCTAGGAATGAAAAACAAGTAATGCTTCATTATATGAAAAGATAGCTTTTTACCAAACTCATCTCAGCGCCCAAGTGTTCAAAATGTCATCAAATGTCTTGGCATAGTCTCGTATTGCTTCAATATCAACCCCAAACCCCAAAATATAATATCTGGATGTAGCAGTTAAGAAATTCACAGTATCGTAATGGCACCCAAAGAAACTAGCCAGTAAGTTGTCTCAAATTATATTTCACATACGAATATGACCATTTCTCCGAATAAAAACATAATGATGGTACGAGTTCACAGTAATATTTTCACGCCCAAAATAAACTTACCAATAGACATTACAAATTATTACAATCTCGTAAAAATACTACCCTATATAAAGAAcaacatatatgaatattatcaTAAGTTGGAGTGGACGTTCAAAGACTATATGTTGAGGATACTCCAAATCTGGATTTTGTTGCAGGCAAAATATAGTTTTATCCACTCCAATAGCACAAAGTTTGTCAACATCATTAGGAGTCtgaaatttagaaaagaaatatgTATCATTTTAGAAATTATAGATCTTtgctaatataattaattactttaagAAGCACCACCTGTAGGCATGATCCCACAACTGAAGTTGTAATTCATTCCAAGCTCATGCCTATAAGTCAAGACTGCATAGCATAATGTTAGATAGGTGTCATTAGCTATAACAACAGGCATCAAGGAGTTAgttgattattattgttgttgttgttgttgttgttgtaattGTAAGTATTTACAGAAAAGGGAaggaataaaaacaataataataataataaaccagaGTTTAGgtcaacaaaaaaacaaacaggCTAAGCCTATATTGCCAAAACCCCGTGCAATCCAAAAACTAAGCAAAAGAACCAAAAaggcaaagaagaagaaattacaGAGCTAAGAATACGTTATTTTAATGCCACATCTAATAGTTAAACGTTACTATTGTTATAGCATTCATGCATAATGCATTACATAAAATCGGAAAATAAAATAGGCgaaaaattatagtaaatattttgatgaacATATTTACTGCAAATTATTATTTGGTagtttccttctttctttttttttcctttttttttttttttttttgtggtaacCAAATTAAGCAGCAccactctaattttttttttttttaatcttttttggcttttaatttgttttgtgaGAAAACCTAAGAGCTTTTTTACTTTTCAGGTTGAAAAATATTTGTCATGACATATTAGCAaagctcatttttttttttctattttcctttttttttttgggtgtggaTAAACAGCAAAGCTCTTGTGCTAAGCGCGCTCATTCTATGTGAAATATTTATGTGCATGACGAcagtttgatattttttttgataaaagacaacaatttgatattattattattattactatcatcgTCATCATGATTAACTATACCtccaagaaaaataataattaaaattaaaaattaaaaaaaaaaaaaaaaaaaaaaaaaaaaacagagaaaggaAAACggttaaaaacaatacaataaaAACTTGGTGCTTTTACGCTTTCACCACTCAATTGTTGCCAGTTGACAGTGTATAATTTTGTAAACATGGGtttcatttgattttctttttatgtatattaatttgatatgatttaaaaaattatatatataatatttatatttataaaaataaaaataattaattatccaaCTTTTTTAGTCTTATGGTGAAAATAGTCCAATCGGGGAGcatttatctaatttaaatcatttgattgatttaagaataaataaataattttatataatataattataatcatttctgttaattaatataaacacatgactaaattaatttatccaaaTTTGTTTTTAGATAAATGAATCTTGTTTCAATGATTTTAGAAGTGAATTTGGTTACCAATACCAAAGAGTAGTGGCAGtggcaaaataaaaattatgctttttgaagcaaaataaaattatatagaattaacaaaatctaaaaaacattagcaattaagatataaaattaacaaaaagataTAACTTAAAAAcacttatataataaattaattattaaatattttttagcataaccagaaaaaaaaaaagaaaagaaaatgaaaataaattatggaaaaCTAATTAATTGAGGCAACTTCtgtaataaaaaggaaattaaaataaccTTTATaagtaaaaatgaaaatcagGAGGGGCGCATGTTGAATCTGCCATCTAGTGGGGTTTGATGCGTACAAGTGCTAAACCAAGAATCTAAAGGAAGGTGGCGAGGTTCAAGCCTTATAACACAAGTTGCATGAATAAGTGTcgctattatattattatttttattattataaatccactaaataaataaaacaattcatattttgaatatcaaaaaaaaaaaaattatatatatatatatatatatatttatgtatatacatataaaagttTATATCACCATTACGTGAATGATAAACATAAATTAACAAGTACCTAATTATAAtagatttatgaaaaaaaaaaaaaagaaagttacaGTAACAAATTTTGCAATTGCTTAGTAATTTCTATATATCATTTGTAATGTGGATTAAAACAAAAGGAATGCTTGTTGTAATTTAAGTACTTTTAACTAGATTAATACGGCACATATCTTTCTGTTAATAATTGGTAaacatatctttatttttttattcataagatTTTCATTCCAATTAGAATAATTGGTAAACTtatctttatgtttttgttcaaaaaaattccattccaaTTAATTCGAAAGGTACAGACATTCCTGGACATTCtcccaaaaaacaaatattgactttcctattaaaaaaaaaaaaaaaaaaaagagagagaaagagtcaTATatcgactatatatatatatatatataacaaatctaCATTAATATCTACATATTTTTCTACCAAAATAATCTTTTTATtctatgagaaaaaaaaaaaaagagtatccccttatcaatttttgaaatacaagaaaaaaattaattaacaaggtcaaacataaatataaatacaatgtCCAATTCGAAGTACACTCAagatgatataaaaataaatactatgcattccaacaaaaaaacataaatataagtaCATAAAAAGAATGAATGTTATGCGCCCCTGCATGCTGTAATATGTATATGAATAATGTTGTTTTAGTAACTtgcaagaaaaaggaaaagggatTAAATTGACACTAGGGTAaagtttgtaaagaaaaagaacaaatgcattttagtaggtttttttttttttttcgtgtggACGGTATTTTAGTTCACGTTGTtttaacaatgataataaaactacagagttttaaaatttttagcttTCTTGGAAAATAAATGTCTGTCCCTTTTACCTTTTCTCTATTTGGCTTTTCAGCCTGGTCCATCAACCTCCATCTTGGGTGCATCATTGTTTTAGGAGGTGATTGAAATATGAATATTAGTTTTGCATTGAGTTCAATTTAGTTCCCTTTTCATTtgttattcattttcttttccattagAATTTTTCTGGCCTGAATCAGAAGTAAGAAAAATTATCATGACTCAAAAAAGTAAATAGACCAGCCAAGTTCAGCATCCAAATGACTGCATTAAAGCTTAACTCCATGCCAACACTAATATAAGCCTTGGCATCGCATGGCTTCTGATTTCCTCCTACCGACAAGGACTAGATGAGTTTTAAGTCTCCAAACAAAACTAGATTTCCTAAAATCTAAGAATCGGCACCTAGATCTCCAAGCATCATTAGACGTCTATTTCATAATTTTACCATTAAGCTTAACATCATTAGACGTTACTATGAAATGGTTGGCTTCTATTATCCAGATTTGAACAAATATTTTACTCTTACTGCAAAACCAAAGCCTAGACTTTCAAAAATCAACCTTCTTTATCCTTCAACAGGCCAAAAAATAACTTTCATATTGGCCCATAAGATCACCAATTAAACTTAGAATTAACAGATCATTTTCCTAATTTCACATCTATGGCACATTGGACGACTGACTTCAGTTCCTAATTCCACCCATGGAAGCTGAAATGGCAACAAAGGAACATCAAAACTACACTGTTTCCCTATACTTATTATCCCTTTCCTTCAAATGAATGCCACCAAATGTCATCTGAGATTCCTAACCTCAGATTAGTTAGAAATTGGATAGCCATATACATTCACCCATAAAGAGCATTTGcctttttatatgttaaaatataattagatatCTCACATGCACCGTTCCTAGTTGATCTAAGAAATAGGAAAGAGCAAAGGGAAAGAATGCACTGCTTCTGCAAatgaggaggaaaaaaaaaaaaaaaaaaaaaaaaaaaaactatgtggGATGTCGGAAAAGTTAATATTCTAAGATTAGACAGTTTTACCACGAGTTGCACATTTCTTGTGTCTTGGAGAACATGCTGGCACCTTTCCCTGGTGACTAGTTCGAAACCAATACAACTTTTGAGAAGCGGTAACGACCACTTACATATAGAACACCCTGCAATCATTTATCCAAATATTATTAGTTTCAAATACCGTGCACGGTCGAATCAATGGCCCTATTGACCAGCTCAGGAATTCAAGTCAGCTGACCTTGCAgatgttgaaaataaaattcatggaaattaaaccggtaaaaaaattattttgctgAAATCatctaaataattttatcaggtaaaaaggaaaaaggcatATGTGCATTTCATAAGCTTATTATTAGATATCAATATATCTTGCCCAACCACCAACGCCATCAAGAAATTACATGAGTCCTCTATATTCTAAGCTTTGAAACTAAAAAGGAGAAACTAGCAGATAAATTATAATAGAATTCACAAAAATCCATATACTATAACCAAACTTTTGAGTATGTTATGTATGTGTATCCCTCTAGGATGACCTACAACTTAAGAGGTGAAACAAAAACCAACTCAACCATTGCTTAGATGGTTCCTAGAATggatgaaatacaaaataagaCAACTTCTGACCATCCCTGAACCAAAAAAAGCTACAAAAACTCCGGCCTGCATGCTAAAACCAGAAAATGAGACAAACCCTGTCACCTAAGGAAAAACCATGCCAATCCTCTTCCTATACAGGAAGGAAAAGAGGAAGGAAGGCTAAGATGGGAGCGTTGTCAAGCacctcaaaataaatttaaacaaccatttaatgaaatatatacccTTAAGTTATAACCGAGcacattattgttttgtttttcaatctCTTTAGATGGATCTAAATGtcataaaatacaaaatcagaAAAACTATTTGATCATGATATTCCTGTATCCAAGCAACTTGTAAAAGCCACGAGAAATTGATTCTTTCATAACCTTCAAGTGGAACAAGTACTCCATTTTGTCTATTGCAAGTGACTAATACCCTCTTAATCCAAAGAGCTTGTAAACTATCAACTAAATTAATGTAGCAGAGCTTAATCATAGGCGAAATATATCATTCTCTAACATCCCAACaagctataaaaaataaaaaaaagaactttataaacaatacaaaatcagaagaagaataaaattccatacCTTCAAAAGCCCACTTCAAATTATCCCCAATTTGAGAGCAATTTATTCCTCGTCACCATCACTCTCATCACTGAAATAGCTAgctttcttcatcttcttcctctccTCCATAACACCATTATCACTCCCCTTCAACAACCTCTCATTGGCACCGCCATCCACCACCGAAGCCCAATTATCATCCTCAAAACCTTCCCCGCCATCATCCACCAAATCCTCACCCTCATCCTCCTTCTTGCCACCACCACTCCAACCACCCTTCCTCCCTCTCTTGGGAACCGGACGCTCCCTGGGGCCAAGCTGGTTCTTAGGACACTCGTACGACAAGTGCCCTTCCACTCCGCACTCGTAGCACCGGCTCTTGTCCCTGTAAACCCTCTTCCGTATGAACTCCGGCGCTCTGCCGTTATCGGCGGCGATGGAGGCGGCGAGCTTACGGCCGTTAAGGATCTTCCCGTGCATCTGGCGTGCCGCGGAAGCGGCATCGTTTCGGGAGACGAACTGGATGAAGGCGACTCCGCGGCTGAGGCGCGTGTCGCGGTGCTTGAGGATGGTGACGCGTGCGATCTTGCCGAAGGTGGAGAAGAGGGTGTGGAGGTCGGAGTTGGTGAGGGAGTAATCGAGGTTGGAGACGTAGATGGTTGATTTGGATGGGgctaaggaagaagaagagcttGAGCCGCCATTGATGATGGAGGTAGTGGTGGTGGTCGGGTTCTTCTGACGAGGGGATTGAGCAGCGGAAAAAGAAGGAGGAGCAGGGGCAGAGGAATAGCGGTAGTAGAAGGTATCGTCGTCGGAGTCGGAATTGTTGTCAGAatctttcttgtttttggtCTTCTTTCTCACCATAGTTGATGAAGATCTTGGTGCGTTTGAACTTTGAACCGTAGTACTTAAACAGTCGGTATAATCCTAATTTTGTCACCAGAaccttataatttattttttgcactgtgtattttaaataattttttctaccaaaaaaaaaataaaattatcacatAATTTTAACACAAAGGGCAATTGAAGTCTTTTCACACTCATCCCTCAATCTCTCCAACTCTCCCACCTCTCTGTTCCCTTCTCGGTTTGAGTTTCGATCGATCTAGACCTCCAGGGGACTTGTGATGAACATTACAGCAAGAGGTTCTGGGACATGAATTTCGGTTTGGGATTCAGAGTCATGGCTTTGGGATTGAATTTAAGGaagctttcctttttctttttcttttttcccttctggAACAATTCTATACCATGGCTTTCTATCCCTTTTCTCAAAATTATGCAGAACTtatctgcaaaaaaaaaaaaaaaatgctaaaacaaaaatttccagTTGGAAAAAAACTCctattaacagaaaaaaaaaaaaagtacgcaTTCTCAATTTTCGCAAAAAGAAGTGGCTGCCATGGTCGCTAAAGATTTTCAAGAAGAAAGCCAATGAGCCACCATGtgagttatagatttttttcctttgaaattggcaaaaacaaagaaaaatgaatgcAGATTTATAAATACcatgcaaaaaacaaaaaacaatttttgaaaGTTCAGAAGCCCACCCAGAGATTGAAGTATATGAGGAACTCACAAGTTGTTGGAtaagataaaaatgaaaaaagaaaaccaattgAAGAAGATTAAGAAGAATGTTCAATGGAGCAAAAGATAAATACGACCCGATAAATATTTCACTCacctaaaatttgttttatgcttTCCTTTGATTACACTGCCTCTGGAGCAAAAGATTATTTCCTTGTTGAATTGCTTGCGCGGTGACCCGAAGAACACAGTTTTCATTGTGAGTGGCAGAGGAAAAAATTCTCTTAGCAAATGGTTCACTTTGTGTGAGAATTTGGGTATTGCCTCAGAGCAAGGTTATCGtagaattagaattaaaatgGGTAAATACATTGTTGAAGTTAAACCCCAGGTAATCAATCTCCCAAATTTcatcagaagaaaaaaaaaaaaaaaaggttttcccATAAATTTTTGTGGGTAAATAAATTGCAGGGAGTGAGCGATGAAGGGGAAAACACCAGATTTTGTGCTATGCATTGGGAATGATAGGTTCGATGAAGACATGTTTAAGAGCATCGGCCGATCAATTTCCTGCAGGACCTTGCCGGCAACGGCGGAAATATTTGCTTACACTGTGGATCAGAAACCAGGCATGCCAAATACCATGTTGAAGGTTCAGGGGAAACGGTGAAGTTGCTAAAAATCCTTGGAAACATGAAAGGCCACAGGTGAAATGATGGGAGTGTTAACGGGTGTAAAAAGACATCTATACACGTATATAAAGtctgttaaatattttaacagaaTATTTAATAGGGGGTAAGTTTATGattatttcaatataaaatgttagaaaaaaattatttaaaatgcaATATAAGAGTTAATATTCCTTGTGCCACCTCGTTTACCGTAAacactaataaataaacaatgcgCAACACGACCCGAAAACTTGTGTACGACGGTGGTACCAGGTCAGCCGGTACCACTCCAAGCGATATCATGACATGTGTAAATAATTTACCAGATTCCTATCATCATAAGCTTatctttctaatttaattttttatttattgaaaaggtAAGTATTTTGAaccttgtttttggtttttgtgctGCCCCATAGacctttcttcctctttttggTCTTCAACCGTGGCTTCTCCATTTCCAGAAAAGTGAACAAAAGCTTAAAGCCACCTCCTATTATTTTAGAACCATAGAGATTTTAGCTGCAATTTCAATTCAACAACTGCAAACAATATGGCTGACTATTTAGCTAAATATTCTCTTGTAATTCCTTATGTTTGGCTTGAGGTGTACCCTATTAGGTCACTCCAAAATTGTCTGGCGAATGATATTGCAACTTCTTCTCCATCTCCTCCTCCGTCTCCTTctaaattgttaattatttaaatggTATTTTCTAAAAACTAATGTGGGTTTTAGTGAATTAGTTCTCTCatgtattataaaatttaatattttttttttcataaaaaatttgattttaaaattaatggataatttattatatagagtgataattctttaaatataaaaaaaaattataatcccACGTGGTATTTTAAAGTTtcacataaaaaagaaattgaattatttgtTTTGTCATTTTTAAGCTCTGGGCagcacaaaaaccaaaaacaaaaataaggttAACTTCAAAATACCTaccttttcaataaataaaaaattaaattgaaaaggtGAGCTTACTGTAATAATGATGTGACAAATTGTTTATACATGTCATAGTATCACTTCACTTGGAGTGGTACCAGGTGACCTGGTACCGCCGTGGTACACAAGTGAAATGAtgagataaaaatgaaaaaagaaaacaaattgaagAAGGTTAAGAAGAATGTTCAATGGAGCAAAAGATAAATACGATccgaaaaatattttattcatctaaaatttgttttatgcttTCCTTTGATTACACTGCCTCTGTAGCAAAAGATTATTTCCTTGTTGAATCGCTTGTGCGGTGACTCAAAGAACACAGTTTTCACTTTGAGTGGCAGAGCAAAATATTCTCTAGCAAATGGTTCCTCAGAGCAAGGCTTTGGTAGTATTAGCATTAAAATGGGTAAATACATTCTTGATTTGAAACCCAGGTCATCAATCTTCCAAATTTCATCTCCATAATTAGGAGTAAAAAAAGAGAAGATTTTCCCATAAAATTTTAGTGGGTAAATAAATTGCAGGGAGTGAGCGATGAAGGGGAAAACACCAGATTTTGTGCTATGCATTGGGGATGATCGGTTCTACAAAGACATGTTCAAGAGCATCGGCCGATCAATTTCGGGCAGTACCTAGCCGGCAACAGCGGAAGTTTTTGCTTACAATGTGGGTCAGAAACCAGGCAGGTCAAATACTATGTTGAAGGTTCAGGGGAAACCGTGAAGTGGTTAAAAATCCTTGGAAACAAGAAAGGACACCGGTCAAATCAAGGAGGAGGGTCAACGAGTGTAAAAAGACATCTATACCCATAAATTAGTGCCACGTGTTCAAGTctgttaaataatttaacagaaTAATTAATGGCGACTAGTGCGACTTTATGACTAGTTCAGGtgcaaaatacccaaaaaaaaaaaaaaaaaaagattaaaatgcAATTTGTAATGGAGAAACTCACCATttacagtaaaaaataataataaataaataatgcacAACACGACCCGTTCAAAGGGCAACCACGTAAGAACATGAACCTGGTTGACTTTTCTGCTTACACGACCACCTTATAGTAGCTTTGGTTTGTCAGAGTTGACACAATTCATTTGCGATAGTTGGGtgagtctctttttttttttttttttttgcacttATTAATCTCGCAGAGTTATTCTTTCTAGTGCTTGTAGACTGGAATACTGAAATGGAAAGAAgggtgagaaagaaaaaaaaaaatttgttagatCGTCGTGAATGCTTAAAATTTCGAAGTGTTTtttagtaacttttttttttaaaaattttgttatattttttcaaaattgttgTAACTGATCAATGGAATTTGAAATTATACGCAAGTTTTTCACCCTTTTTCCATTAAATTCGAAAGTCATACTTCAGCTTCTGAATTGGGTTGGCTTTATAATGGTTTTCAGGTTTTGGTTTGAAATTGTGaactaaaaaagaaagggaaaacaaaaatatcttttGAGCTTTTTTTGGCAATGGGTGGTGGAATTCGAAACAAGGTGAGACGAACTAAATTTGTGAAGCATGTTAGTGTGGATGCACCTGCACCTGCAGCGGCGGTGGCGGTGGTTGATGGCTTGGGTAAGCCGTTTGAAGATCTATCTTTATTGCCAAAGACGAGTACGGCCTCAAGTGATCAGCCTAGCGGGGATGGTAAGAATATTCCTTGCCTCCCAAGGCTTGGGACTGCTTCAACTTCAAAGgaggtaagtccaacccttttttaatatacattctGCTTGTAATGTAACTATTGTGTAGTTAATACTTTCTTTTTattgaagagagaaaaaaaaaaaaaatttcttgttatTTGTAATGCCAAGATTTGAAAAAAGATATGGTAAACAGCCGGCTAAGGATTTCCATTCAATTTCTTTGTTATACGTTAGTTGAattgttctttttttggtaCTGGTATAAAAACCATATTTGCATTTTGAAGATGGGAAATACTTCTATTCCTGCTTATTATGCTTTGTTGAATATCAGCCGTTAAAGAGTGTTGCCACATCCAACGTAGCGGAATCACAAAGGCAGGGAAGTTCGGACCCAACCCCACTGGATGATATAATCACAAAGCTCACAACAAAGTCCCAACCAACAAGGCGTTGCGAGATGGTCCAATTGAGTGAGTCAGAGATAAGGTATCTCTGTTATGTTTCCAGAGAGATCTTCCTTCGGCAGCCTATTTTGCTTGAGCTCGAAAGCCCTATCAAAATTTGCGGTAAGCTATTTACATGAATATGTTGTATGCACAAATGTAAGTACAAACTTATCAAAGCTTgaaaatgttttattaattttccttCTCAGTCACTCATGTTGCTATTTCCCCCCAGCTCTCTGATTGGTTAGAGAAAT
Proteins encoded:
- the LOC107413216 gene encoding U11/U12 small nuclear ribonucleoprotein 31 kDa protein, with protein sequence MVRKKTKNKKDSDNNSDSDDDTFYYRYSSAPAPPSFSAAQSPRQKNPTTTTTSIINGGSSSSSSLAPSKSTIYVSNLDYSLTNSDLHTLFSTFGKIARVTILKHRDTRLSRGVAFIQFVSRNDAASAARQMHGKILNGRKLAASIAADNGRAPEFIRKRVYRDKSRCYECGVEGHLSYECPKNQLGPRERPVPKRGRKGGWSGGGKKEDEGEDLVDDGGEGFEDDNWASVVDGGANERLLKGSDNGVMEERKKMKKASYFSDESDGDEE